The sequence AGCCGATGGTGGCGGATTTCTCGGCGGCCGCGGCGGGCGCGGCCACAAGCAGTAAAAGCGCGCAGAGTACCAAGAGGCGGCGCATGGATAGCATCTCCCGAACTGGTGGTTAGAAGCGGTGCGAACCGAATCCGATGCTCTCTCTCCTGCCATGTTTTCCGCCTGATTTCCACCGGCGGAAAGGGGGAACATGGTGATTCCGCCTCAGGCTTCCTGGAAATGCGAACGACCCTTGCCGTGGCTACCTCCTCGGAATTTGACCTTCCACTCCTCTTGGCGCATATCTTGAACATGGATATTTCCGCTACAGCAAGCAGGCAAGGGGCGGCATGAGCGCGGTGTTCAGCGGGAAAGGGAGGATTTCCGGCCGATGGAAGTCCCTGCGACGGGAATGGAAGATAGCGGGCGTGCTCCTGGCCCTGTTCCTGGCCTACGCGGCCTTCGGCTTTCTGGTCGCGCCCTCCATCATCCGCTCCAACCTTGACTCCTCCCTGGAAAAGGCGCTCGGCCGCCAAGTGGAAGTGGGGGCGGTTTCCTTCAACCCCCTCACCCTGGAACTCGGTGCGGACGGTGTCAGCGTCTTGCAAAAGGAGGGCGACGGGGCGCTCTTGTCCCTGGACGGCCTGCGCATTGACCTGGACTCTTTTTCGCTCATCGAGTGGGCCGTGGTCATCGGCGAGTTGCGTTTGGTCCGGCCCGTTGTCCATTTTGTTTATTACGAGGACGGCAGCCACAACCTTTCTGATCTGATAGCCGAAGAGAGCGGAGACGATCGGGATGCGGGCGGCGGTGATGGCGGAATCTTCCCCGTGGTTCTGCGTCGCTTCGCCATCGAGGGCGGCGACATCACCGTGGAGGACCGCGCCCTGGGCAAGACGCATCGCGTGGAGAGGCTCAACCTCACCATCCCCTTCGCCTCCACCCTGGCTGAGCACGTGCAGCGGGAAATCCAGCCAACTCTGGACGCCGTGGTCAACGGCACGCCGGTCTCGCTGACGGGCCGTGCTCTGCCATTGGCCGACCCCCTGCGCGCCGAGTTCGACATCAAGATTAAAGGCTCCGACCTGACCCACTATTGGGCCTACTCTCCGCTGCCCGACACGGTGAACCTTGAAACAGGAACCCTCTCCTGCGATGCCAAGCTGATCTTCGAGCAGGGCGGGGACATCCTGCCCAGCCTGCTGGTGGGCGGCGACTACACCCTGCGCGACGTGGCCCTCACCGGCCTGGAAGGCGAGCGGATTCTGGCCTTCGATCGTCTTGCCCTGCGGCTCAAGGAGATCGGCGTGTTCGACCGGATAATCCGGGCCAGCAGCCTGGAACTCAGCGCTCCGTACCTCTCCGTGACGCGCCTGGAGGACGGCGGGCTGGACTGGAGCCGCTACCTGCCGGTTGTCCCGCCGGACACGGAAGCGGAGGAAATCGCGGAGGAGGCGGTGGACACGGTGGAAGAGGAAACCGAAGCCGCCATCCATTTGGAGACGGATCGGCTGACCGTCAGCGACGGGCGCGTGCGTTTCCGGGACAGGGTGGTGCCCGGCGGCTACGAGTACACCCTGGCCCCGCTGTCGGTGACGGCCGAGGGCGTGAACACCGGCGACGAGGAGCCCGCCCGCCTGTCCGTTTCCATGGGAGCGGCGGAGGGAGGCCTCGTATCCGTCAACGCCACCTTCGGCGTGCTGCCGCTGCAAGCCCGTGGCACTGTGGGGCTGCGGGGAATACGGCCCACGGATTTCAAGGCCTACTTCCGCGACGCCCTGCCTCTGGAGCTGCGCTCCAGTATGCTGGACGGAAGCCTCGATTTCCTGGTGCCCAAGGGCCGGGCCGGGGAGTTCCGCGTCGAGTCCTTCGACCTGACGCTTGGCGGGGTGGCCCTGGCGACGAAGGGGGCGGAACAGCCGCAGGTTGAAGTCCCCGAACTGCGGTTGACGGGGGGGACCGTGGACCCCACGGACCGCGTCGTGGAGGTGGATTCCGTCTCCCTGGAGAAAGCCAGGGTTGCCATGACCAGGGAAAAGAACGGGTCCATCGATCTGCTGGCCCCCTTCACCGGAGAGGGGAGTGAGGAGCGGGATGAAACCAAGGTTGCTTCCGAAGGCGACGGGGGGGTGTGGAAGGTCTCGGTCAAGAAGGCCGCCATCTCGGAGGCCGCAGTGAGCCTGGACGACCGCGCCGCTCCCCGGCCCGGCGAGATCAAGCTGGAAAACATCGAGGCCGGGTTTTCTGACTTCCGCCTGGGTGAAAACGGTCCCATGCCCCTGCGGCTGGCGGCGCGGCTGGCCAAGGGCGGGGACATCTCCTTCCAGGGCAATGCCAATGCCGGGGGAGAGATCTCGGGCCGACTGGACCTGAATGGAATCGCCGTGAAGCAGGCGTCGATGTATCTGCCGCCCGAGTCCCCGTTGACCATTGCGGGAGGCGCGCTGAACGCCTCGGGCGATCTGCGTACCGGGAGCGGCGAAACGGCGGTGCGCTACACCGGCGGCCTGCGCTTGGCCGATCTGCTGCTGACCGAGGGAGAGGGCGGCGGGGAACTGCTCTCGCTCCCAAGCCTGGACGTCTCGGGTGTGGAGGTTGAAGGCGCGCCCTTCAACGTGCGCGTTCAGAACGTGGATTTTTCCGGGCTTGACGCGCTCTACGCCGTGGGACCGGACGGACGGACCAACGTGGACCGCGTGCTGGCCGGTTTCGGCGGGGACGGCGAAGAGGTGGATAAGGAGGGCGAAAGCGCCCTTGCCTCCCTGTCCATCGAAAGAATCTTATTGGCCGACGGTCGCGTGCGGTTCACCGACCGCAGCGTTGACCCGGCCTTCGATACGGAACTGGCCGACCTTCGCGCCAGCCTGACCGGTTTGGCCCTTTCGCCGGAGCAGCGGTCGCGCGTGGAGGTGGCGGGGATTGTGGGCGGAAGCGCGCCCTTGGCGGTGGAAGGCACGCTGAATCTCATGCGCGCGGGCGCGGAGACCGATTTCCTGGCCAAGCTGGAAAACCTGGCCCTGCCTCCCCTCACGCCGTACAGCGTGAAGTACATCGCCTACCCCCTGACCAAGGGCAAGCTCTACGCGGACATGGATTTCACGGTGCGCGACCTGGTCATAACCGGGCAGAACCGCTTCCGCTTCGAGCAGCTCGAGGTTGGCGACAAGGTGGAGTCGGAAACGGCCGCGGACGTGCCCATCAAGACGGCCATGTCCCTGCTCACGGACAGTTCGGGCACCCTGGCCCTGAACGTGCCGGTGGAAGGCCGCCTGGACGACCCCCAGTTCCGGCTTGGCAAGATCATCTTCCGGGCCGTGGGCAGCATGTTCGGCAAGATCGTCACCTCGCCGTTCGCTTTCCTGGGAGCCATCTTCGGCGGCGATGGCGCGCCGGATAACATGGGTATACTGGAGTTCGACCCCGGAACGGTGGAGATGGACGATACCGACCGCCGCAAGCTGGACATCGTGGCCCAGGCCATGGACGACCGCCCCAATATCCACGTGGAACTGGCCGCCTACGTCGATCCCGAGGAGGACACGCGGGCGCTCAAGGACAGGGTGGTGGACAGGCTGGTCCGGAAGGCGAAGATGGAGGACATGGGGCTGCTCGCGCCAAGAGACCCGTCCAGAGTGGCGGTTACACAGCACGAGTACCCCGAATACCTGGCCGACGCCTACGAAAAGGCCACCGGAGACAAGGCCCGGGGCCGTCCGCCGGAAGTGCTTCGCGAGCTTATCCGGCAGCACATCACCCTGG is a genomic window of Desulfohalovibrio reitneri containing:
- a CDS encoding DUF748 domain-containing protein, translating into MSAVFSGKGRISGRWKSLRREWKIAGVLLALFLAYAAFGFLVAPSIIRSNLDSSLEKALGRQVEVGAVSFNPLTLELGADGVSVLQKEGDGALLSLDGLRIDLDSFSLIEWAVVIGELRLVRPVVHFVYYEDGSHNLSDLIAEESGDDRDAGGGDGGIFPVVLRRFAIEGGDITVEDRALGKTHRVERLNLTIPFASTLAEHVQREIQPTLDAVVNGTPVSLTGRALPLADPLRAEFDIKIKGSDLTHYWAYSPLPDTVNLETGTLSCDAKLIFEQGGDILPSLLVGGDYTLRDVALTGLEGERILAFDRLALRLKEIGVFDRIIRASSLELSAPYLSVTRLEDGGLDWSRYLPVVPPDTEAEEIAEEAVDTVEEETEAAIHLETDRLTVSDGRVRFRDRVVPGGYEYTLAPLSVTAEGVNTGDEEPARLSVSMGAAEGGLVSVNATFGVLPLQARGTVGLRGIRPTDFKAYFRDALPLELRSSMLDGSLDFLVPKGRAGEFRVESFDLTLGGVALATKGAEQPQVEVPELRLTGGTVDPTDRVVEVDSVSLEKARVAMTREKNGSIDLLAPFTGEGSEERDETKVASEGDGGVWKVSVKKAAISEAAVSLDDRAAPRPGEIKLENIEAGFSDFRLGENGPMPLRLAARLAKGGDISFQGNANAGGEISGRLDLNGIAVKQASMYLPPESPLTIAGGALNASGDLRTGSGETAVRYTGGLRLADLLLTEGEGGGELLSLPSLDVSGVEVEGAPFNVRVQNVDFSGLDALYAVGPDGRTNVDRVLAGFGGDGEEVDKEGESALASLSIERILLADGRVRFTDRSVDPAFDTELADLRASLTGLALSPEQRSRVEVAGIVGGSAPLAVEGTLNLMRAGAETDFLAKLENLALPPLTPYSVKYIAYPLTKGKLYADMDFTVRDLVITGQNRFRFEQLEVGDKVESETAADVPIKTAMSLLTDSSGTLALNVPVEGRLDDPQFRLGKIIFRAVGSMFGKIVTSPFAFLGAIFGGDGAPDNMGILEFDPGTVEMDDTDRRKLDIVAQAMDDRPNIHVELAAYVDPEEDTRALKDRVVDRLVRKAKMEDMGLLAPRDPSRVAVTQHEYPEYLADAYEKATGDKARGRPPEVLRELIRQHITLEPGELTDLAKSRSAAARDYLTKTKGIDPGRVFVREENHLAEPEEDGVSKPRVELGVTR